gagggaggggagggttggAGCCAAGAGCCAGTCAACACAGGGCAAAGGAAGTCCAATCAAAACTGGAGAAAGCTGGAGAAAGTTCTCCAAGGACCAATAGTCCTGGCTTTGGCTGATTTTGCCCTTGCCAGCTAGATTCTGGCCATTTTTACGAAGCAATTCTATCTTTTGCCTGGACGGCCCTTGCTCTGTTCCGAGAGTTGGGTCTTCAGCTAAATGTAACAAAATCCATGTTGACCCCATAAAGAAGATATAAAGAGGTTTCTTTGGACTCTTCGACAGACAGGGACTATCTCCTCTTAGACAGGTTTGTAACCTTGTCAGATTGGATACAGATAATTCAGGGGAATCCTCGGACCACTATAAGGAAATATCTTCCACTCCTGGGACACATGACCAATCATGCAAGGGTACACCTTTGCTGCTTTTTGGCTCAGAATGATCTATTCTCCTGTCAGAGATATCTTGGACAGGCAAGCGACAGTTCTTCTACAGGTGAGGAACTCCCTGGATTGGTGGAAATATCAACTCAAAATCTGTGCGGGTGTTCCCTTCTGCCGCCTTCTATCACTAACTTGAACAACAGATGCATCACTGTTGGGGTGGGGAGCTCATCTCAGTGCTCTCATGTCTTAGGGCAGATGGACAACTCAGGACATCTCCGCATCAATCTTTTTGAGCTCAGGGCTGTCAGGAACACCTGCCTCCATTTCCTACCTCATCATGGCGAATCAATCAGGGTCACGACAGACAACATGTCCTGCGTGTTGTGTATCAAAAATAGGGAGGATATTCCCCTCTCTGCGCCGAACCTATGGAACTGGTGCACAGTTCATCAAATCCAAATTTCAGCAGTCTACCTCCCAGGCATTCAGAATACCACAGCCAGTGTTCTCAGCAGGCACTTCTCACTGGACAACAAATTGGAGCTAGGCTCAAGTCCTTCAAAGAGAGGGGTCTACCGGAGCTGGGTCTCTTTGCAATCTCCGGGAAAAAGAAGTGTCCTCTTTTCAGCTCAAGAGAAGGTCTGAGATACTATTTTTGTGAGGAGGTTCTTTACTTCTGTCCTGGAAGTAGGGTGTGTTCTTTGGGTTCCCTCCGACTTCGCTTGTAGATCTAAGCTTGATACCCTTACCTGCCTCAGCTATGTGTACATCCACCTCTCAAGACCACTGCTTATCACTTCTCACAGGATGTGGGTCATGTGCTTCACCCCAATCTAGGACTTCTCTACTGTTGGATGTGGTTCCTTGATAGTTTGCAGGGTTAAAATCCTCTTCCTCTGAGGAGGTGCAACAGGAGTTATTGAATACTAAAAAGAAGTCAGCCTGTACTACTTCCCTTCAGAAACAGGAGATTCTCCCATTGGTGCTGTCATTGCCACTTCCTGCCTGGATCTGTGCCTCTTTCAGTCATCCTGGATTGTCCGATGAATCTGAAGGAATTGGGGTTATTAGCTCAATTAAGGTCCATTTGGCTGCAATATCAGCCTTTCATCTGATGTAGAGGGGTTTTCCGTATTTGCTCATCCTGTATCATCTAGATTTGTTAAGGATTTCAGGAATCTCTACCCCCAGACTAGAGATCCCACCCTGACCTGGGACCTCCATCTGGCACTCAACTATCTTTTGTGAAACATCCATTCAAACGTATAGCAACGTATTCTCTACTCCATTTGTCTATGAATCCAGCCTTTTCAGTAGCCATCATGTCAGCTGTAGAGTTTGGGAGATTAGTGTCTGATTCCAGTTTTCCATCCCTTCCTCCCTTGTACAGTATGCGTCGAGAATAATGTTTCTTTATGCTCACATCCTAAATTATTACCCAAGGCTCTCTTGGAGTTCCACTCTAACAAATCTATCCAtctaccagtgtttttccagaaGCCACACAACTCTCTTCTCGATCGCTCCGGTGGTGCTTAGGGAGTCAATCtgggttgtgtagtgaatgaggctttTTGTAGAACTCCTCTTTTGTTTGTTGCAAAAGTTGGAAGATGTGTACTTTATGAGGCAAGGGATTCTGGAAAGAGACAGGGTGGACTTGTGGTTTATACAGATGCATGCTACCTGGGAGAATTGGATATTTTCCCTGTCTGCCACACCGAAGTTTTCATAGGGtggccactaattgtgtgtttCTTATTTTCTGAGTGACCAACATGAGATTCTGTGGTCAATTTAGCTCACAATGTCAACTAAATTAAAGGGAGCTATATCTTAAATACATAAAAAgctataaaaatgctaagtaGTGAAAAAGCAAGCCCTGTGCATCTCAAAgtgagcacccaaaattagtagtAATTTCAGACAATTTTGGCTTTAATCTCTGTGTCTTAGCACCCCACCCCATCTGTGGAATGGGAATAATATCTTCCTAACTCGCAAGTATTTCTTGAAGACAAATTCATTAATGTTAGTGAAACACCCATGTTATGGTTAATGAGTGCCATGGAAAAgaccatgaggaaattaataattctggaGTGAGTACTAGCTTTGAATAGTGTGCAATAAaaattgaacaatgaggataaaacaaaatgtgGTATAGCTTTCAGTGAGCACCctctatcctgtgcactgaatgtcCTGGATaggtcctgggggtgggggcctgtCCTAGGGGAGTGGAAAtaatatgatcatgtaattagaggCTCTGTTATAATGCACAATGGGGCAGAATTAAGTCTGAATgaccaaccttaattctggtacttcctaacttttgaatgcttgagtttGTAACCttaactttctttctttcaatgtagatttttttttaatatataattcaTATTGTATTTACACAATAATATgacttcacaaaaaaaaaaagtaaagtcaaAGCAAACTTTTAACTCATTGCCCTCTGAAATTTCCATTGAATTAGTAATCTCACCTGGACTGTATTATGGTGACTATAACTCTGTCCAAAGTTTTTTAGAAAGTCTAATAAAATTATAAAGAATCTCTAATATgcattaaaatgtgtgtgtttattaaatgaaaaataaatatttttataatcaggTTGATCCTTTTACTaaccagatttgttttatttttcagataaatGAAAATGATGGGCATAAAAGAAATCTTCCTCCACAGCTTATTCAGTGCTTTGCATGTCCATACTGCTTCCTCCTTTTCAGCATAAGAGATGAATGCCTGCAGCATATGTCTGGAAAGAATCACTTCCTTCAGGTTTTTAAATTGAGTGGTACGTTGTAATTTGAGTGTAGCATCTTTTAGGTCCTTCTGATAATGCATCTACGCTATGTGGGAGAATATGTTTTCAGCTGTGAATTAAAGAAAAAACGTGTATTTCTTTTAAGATGTCTGAAATTGGGGAAAAGATACACGAACTGTGTACATTTACCAGGTTATCTTCATTTGAGATTAATATTTTGTTAATATGTTGTTCTATTCTGACAGAGATTGTATAAAAAGGTGTTTTAGAATTCCATATttctctgtttcagaggaacagccgtgttagtctgtattcgcaaaaagaaaaggagtacttgtggcaccttagagactaaccaatttatttgagcatgagctttcgtgagctacagctcacttcatcagatgtttaccgtggaaactgcagcagactttatatacacacagagaatatgaaacaatacctcctcccaccccactgtcctgctggtaatagcttatctaaaatgatcaacaggtgggccatttccagcacaaatccaggttttctcaccctccacccccccacacaaattcactctcctgctggtgctagcccatccaaagtgacaactctttacataatcaagtcgggctatttcctgcatagatcaaggttttctcacatcccccccacccccatacacacacaaactcactctcctgctggtaatagctcatctaaactgaccactctccaagtttaaatccaagttaaaccagaacatctggggggggggggtaggaaaaaacaagaggaaacaggctaccttgcataatgacttagccactcccagtctctatttaagcctaaattagtagtatccaatttgcaaatgaattccaattcagcagtttctcgctggagtctggatttgaagtttttttgttttaagatagcgaccttcatgtctgtgattgcgtgaccagagagattgaagtgttctccgactggtttatgaatgttataattcttgacatctgatttgtgtccatttattcttttacgtagagactgtccagtttgaccaatgtacatggcagaggggcattgctggcacacgatggcatatatcacattggtggatgtgcaggtgaacgagcctctgatagtgtggctgatgttattaggccctgtgatggtgtcccctgaatagatatgtgggcacaattggcaacgggctttgttgcaaggaaaagttcctgggttagtggttctgttgtgtggtatgtggttgttggtgagtatttgcttcaggttgcggggctgtctgtaggcaaggactggcctgtctcccaagacttgtgagagtgttgggtcatcctttaggataggttgtagatccttaataatgcgttggaggggttttagttgggggctgaaggtgaccgctagtggcgttctgttattttctttgttaggcctgtcctgtagtaggtaacttctgggaactcttctggctctatcaatctgtctctttacttctgcaggtgggtattgtagttgtaagaaagcttgacagagatcttgtaggtgtttgtctctgtctgaggggttggagcaaatgcggttgtatcgcagagcttggctgtagacgatggatcgtgtggtgtggtcagggtgaaagctggaggcatgcaggtaggaatagcggtcagtaggtttccggtatagggtggtgtttatgtggccattgtttattagcactgtagtgtccaggaagtggatctcttgtgtggactggaccaggctgaggttggtggtgggatggaaattgttgaaatcatggtggaattcctcaagggcttcttttccatgggtcaatatagcgcaagtagagtaagggctttaggggacgagagatTCCCATATCAAATGTgctccattttcaaatatagctttttttctaactgccagacCTTCCAAAATAAGGCTGGTCTCTAAAAGTCAAGTTGGATTTTGTCCTAGTCACACACCACCAGTAACAAAGGTTAGCAGGCAATATCAGACCCTCCGTGATATCTGTGCAACTCCATTGTCTTAGGTAGGCTTGCGTAGATGTAAAGATTGGAACTTAGACATCGGTTATGTTGATGTACAAGAAATGATTTGGTCGTTCATTGAATGTGTGCTATGTTGGTTTCAGAGTTCTAACACAAGGAATAAGCAGTAAACGCTTATTTTGTGACAAAAGTAAATGAATAAGATTCTGAATACACACATGGACAGTTGACTAGTTGAATAAGAAGTAGCCACATTAATATAGTTATTTTTCATggtagaactgcactttaaggTTCATATGGTCACAAGGAATCCATTGTGATTTGGTACAGTCACCTGTTATATAATCTTACTACTCAACAATGAAGCTGTTGACTGACTAATCTCTTATAGGTATTCTAAATCTAATGGGCCCTTGGAAATTAATGGCCTGTTTGAGGCTCatgagagctgcaggtgcttaTCTCTGAAAACCCATCTTCAAATCTGTTGTTTTACTGTTCTTTAACTGCCATGAAAAGACCAATAATGTAAAGAGGAGACAGTATCCTTCATCAGATACAATccaattttaaacattttggtaCATAAATGGTTGAATACTCAGCTCCTTTCTTGGAATGTatatatctttgtagttaataatagCAATATTGGCCTCCATGCCGGGCAGTTAATGCTTCTAGGCCTGGTGTCAACTTCCATGAAATGCTCTTCCCATTGGTTGTTGTTACTTAAACATGTGAAAGCTGAactgaaagggggaaaatgatTACTTTTGTTGCCTCTTTGATGTATAATGATGGCCACAAAGATTTTCATAAACTATTCCTACTTGTTTTACATTAAAAACTATTATTTTCATTCTCTATGCCAGCAACATGTTAGACTTTGTGCACACACCCACCAATTCTCCTGCCCCATAACGTTTACCCTCTAAGAAGGAAATACTATGAAAGATGGGAGAGATGGAGACAATCAAAACATGTAAACGCTTGTTAAATGTAAAATGGCCTATTTTTTTTCTATACATTATATACCTTTTTTGATTAAAACGCATTAATAAGAGCAGGAGGGGAATTGATAAGGCCCTTGATGATAGCAACAAGAAGTTTTGAATTTGAAAAGGGTTGGAGAGGGAGCAAGTGGTGGAATTTAAATGGGAAGAGGTGACATGGTCATAATGGTCGGCAAGGAACATATTGTTAATAGTTGTGTTCTAAGAGATAAAATACTACATGTTGACTTTGAGATATGTGGCTTCATTTTATACCATCTCATGTTGCAGGTGAAACTGGGACACCACTTCCTTTATCTTTCCCATCTTATGCAAAGAAACTTCTGATAGCTTTATGTAAAGAGGTCCCATTCCAAGTGAAGTGCACATCCTGCCACCAGAAGTTACATTCACATATGGAGCTAACAGCTCACTTCAGGTTTGTGAGAGTCTATTGTCTATATACAGTGAACTTGACTGCATAGGTATGTATTATTTCTCTgagatttttaaatacttagtaGCCCAGTACAGTTGTTAAGCATCAAATTCCTCACAAGTTCCACCTTTTTCCTCATTTTCCCCAGATAATTGAATGGGGTGATGGTGGATTGTATTTCAGTCACTGCCAATGCCGGGGGATAGGCAGGGAGCACCACAGGGCCATTAAAAGGCTGCAAGTATTTGAGGTTGTGATTCTAATAGTTTTAGATCTGGAAAATACATACTCTGTTTTTGAAATGGGTCAAAAGCTAATTATTGTTATGTATAATTTAAATTCAAATCATATATATAGTGCCACAACCTTACTAAGTGCTTTACTGAGTAATACGTGTTCCCAGCCAGAAAGCATACACAAGATACAGTTACAAGATGGAACGCCTTTCAAGAAAGGAGAAGCAAAAGAGAGTTATTAGTGAGGGAGAAGTGGAAAGGAAGTGTTCCTGGAAAAGTGGGTTTTCAGGAGGGGACTTGTTTGACAGCAGATGGAAGGCTGTTCGAAGCACAGAGGGTGGCATAGCTGAAGTCATGAAAGAGAGCAAGGGAGCAGTAAGAAGAGAGGATTTGAAAGAGCATAGGGGACACATGGAGCAGTTGGAGGAAAGGAGAACAGTGATGTAAGTGAGAGCAAGACTGTACAGGACATTGATGGTGGGGAGGACAAGGTGCTTGAATTTGGGTTAGAAGAGGAGAAGCTAATGGAAGGATTCTGTGTGGAAAGACATGTAAGAAGGTCAGAATTACTTAAAAGGAAGGATTTTAGCTGAGGCATTTTGGATACATTATGAGAGAGAGtgttcagaaaaagaaaggcCTGAAAGATAAAGGTTACAGTAGTCTAAAAGTGAGAGAAGAATAAGGCATAAATAAACAAGAGTTCTAGTGGTGCGTAGAATGGATTTTGGTGTATCTTCTACAGTCTAAACAGCTATCTTGCTGCAGGAGTTCTCGGAAATGTCTTAGCCCTTCACTACAGAGTCCACAGTCTGTCTTCTATCCCTCCCAACACCTTAGATGAGGGCTGTGTGAAATCCACAAAgctatctcacaaaactggggtttTAGCCCACGGTAAGACTTTTTTTCGCCACCACTGCCCAGTATTGAGAGCTACTCATGCTGCTTATACAGCTGGATCAGTTGAAGTTCCGTGGCTCATGTACTGCTTCCTTTTCCTGGGTTACTCAGAAAAAGTAGAGTATGGCTCACTTACGTAAAATATCAGTGAGCAAACTGGCCTAACAGTCATGGAGcttctggggagaggagagcTGTGTGGAATTCCTACCCTATACATCTGAAGGAAGGAGAGTTTAGGGAGATGATCCCACCACTTCCCCCGCCAGGCAATGAGATGGTATAATTATTCctcatttccccactccaaattccTCTCGCTTTCAGGAGAAGCTAGAGTGGGAAAAGACCTTTCCCACATAGCATTCAGGAGAAAGGAAAGATTTGCCCCCAAGCCACTTGCAGTAGCAAGGAGAGCAAAACTCTCACACTtaagtgcaggggtggccaggctgtggctccggagccacatgcggctcttcagaagctAATATGCGGCTCCTAGTATAGGTACTGACTCCGGGGCttgagctacaggcgccaacatTCCAacgtgctggggaggggggggtgctcactgctgaacccctggctctgccacaggccccacctctaccccttcccaccccctctcctgagtctgccatgccctcgctcctccccctccccgcagagtctcctgcacgccatgaaacagctgattgggaggtgcagggagggagggggaggtgcagaTCGGCAGGGCTGGCGGTGGGCAGGAGGTTCTGGGAGCGGGGGGTAGGGGAGTGAAGCTGAGGggaggctgctgacatattactgtggctctttggcaatgtacattggtaaattctggctccttctcaggctcaggttggccacccctgctcaaGTGACTTATTCCATCCCAGACAAGCTGCCATCCCTATTCAGTTTACCAAACATTCACCTGCAACAAAATGACAGGCATACTCAACTCAATGCCACTGAGTGCAAGTGACTCTCCTTTGACCTTGagtctttttccccccactgctgtgGGCCTAAGCTCCCCTGTCTTGGAAGCAAGAGAGGGTATGCCGTTCTCAAGCCTACTGaagcattaaaaatgtataatgagaTGTTTTTAAAGTACCCACTAGATGTAGAATATTCAGTGGGCATGTTTGTGTATGTACCACACCTACCACATTTCAATACTGATGTAATAAACAGTAAATgatatcaatttttaaaaagtctggggGCGCTTGTCTGGAATGAGCACTTCGTTTTCTATAATGTGTAGTGACTTTTACATAAATAACTGGTAGGCATTGTACAGTTTGACAATCTACTGGGCCTGTTACTATGCATTTTAAAAGGGCAGTATTTCcctatgcagtgtagttgtatcTGTGTCATttccaagatattagagagactagttgggtgaggtgatatcttttattggaccaacttctattggtgatcgagacaagcttttgagccacacagagttcttcttcaggtccaggAAAGGTATTCCCAGcgtcatcctcaaaggaaacttacACAGCGCTTTCAAAaaatgagcctgggaacttaaattcattactTTGCGAGACGCTAAAAATTATGGACTGAagaaagacactggatttatggcttattacaaacagtctgtaacccactaacccctacTTTTGTgctatgactgcagagatgttaacgggccactctaccttggATGGTCCCTTACAACAGTGGCTCACCCAGGTGTATGTGTACCCCTGAGGTATGCAGacgtcttccagggggtacatcaactcatctagatatttgcctagttttacatcaggttacataaaaagcactggcgaagtcagtaaaaactaaaatttcatacagacaattagTTGTTTATACCGCTTTATATACTATActctgaaatataagtacaatatttatattcagattgattcattttataattatctcgtaaaaatgagaaagtaagcaatttgtcagtaatagtgtgctgtgagtcagtagtttttaagtgaggtgaaacttgggggtacgcaagacaaatcagactcctgaaaggggtacagtaaaggttgagagccactgccttagCATATGAGCTAATTATGTtcactaaacaatctgttccaacttACCTTTTGCTGTGAaactgggagtacctttcccagacctgaagaagagctctgtgtggctcgaaagcttctctctctcgccaacataggttggtccaataaaagatattacctcacccaccttgtctctctctagtATTTCCTTAGTAATTTATATAGTTAGTGGCGGGAGATGTCTGTGGAGTATTTTAAAGGATCACTTTGTAGCTACATCTGTGAAGTTTGGAATAATTAAACCTGTGAACATGTCGTTTTTATATCCAATTTAGAACTCGTTGTCGTAATGCTGGTCCTGTATCACTGTCGGAAAAGAGCATCTCCCAGGTTGCAGAAATATTTAAAGCAAGAGGTCACTGTCAAAACTGTGACAGACTCTTTGTAGATGAAAGCCAGATCAACCAGCATAGTCGTGCAACTCAACACAAAGTTAAAATTATTACCACAATGGAAGAGTCCATCTTGATGTTTTGCCATAtgaatgaaagaaataaaaaccCATGTCAGCTGAGGCAGATTATAAATCAGTCAAGGTCTTCACTCCTTAAGAGACCATTGACTTTGAGTGAGCCTGTCTGTGAAAATGAGTCTGCCATTTCAAAACGGAAAAAggatttagaagaaaaaaatcaagaggcTGGAGTAAGCCTACATCAAGACAACACAGGCAAAATAAAAGCCTGGTTCTGTGAATGCCTTCTGAAGTTTGCTACTGAAGAGTCAGTTGAAAAGCACGTTTTGTCAGCAAATAGAATCTGTCACAAGTGTGCTGTATGTGGGAAGCTTGCTGAAAACTCAAGCATCATCCGTCTGCATATGAGTCGGTTCCACGGAGGGGCACACTTAACTAACTTCATTTTCTGGTGCCGGGCATGCAATACAGACCTCCTGAGAGAAGAGAACATTATGGCACATGTCACTGAATTTCATGGTGGACATTCTTACTATTATGAACAGGAAGCTCTAGAGAATGAACCTATGGCATCGTCTTCTGACACACTGTGCAGTATCTCCAAATGGGAAGAGCATCTTCCTAGCCCTGTGGATCAGTCCCTTGAGAGAAGTCCTATTTTAGGAAAATGGCAATGCTGCATTTGTGAGGAAATGTTTGAGTCTGAAGACAGCGTTAAACAACATTGTATGTCTTTAGGAAGCCATCAGTTTCACAGGTATTGCTGTGGCTTGTGCAAAAAGCATTTTCACAAAGCAGAAACACTATACCGACATTGCCAAGAGCAGCACAGCCAAGAGATACAGGTTAAATATTTTTGTGGCCTTTGTGGTGATCTCTTTTTCGATGTTGAGGAAGAATTTCTAGTCCACTATAAGGGTTTCCATAGCACAGATTACATGTTTGTGTCTGAAGAgtcaataaaaaataaagacgACCTTACACTATTGGAAAAAGGTGACTTTCTAACCTGCGGCTGCCGGGAAGAGTATATCTCTAGAGTAAATAGAAAGGAAGATCACCGGAATTGTCAGAAAGCCCTACTGGAAAAAGGCAATCTGTGGTTTCGCTGCTGCTTCTGTTCAGCAACGGCACAAAATTTCACAGACTTGAATGATCATCTCAGCAAAAGTCACACCCCAAGGAAAAGCCATGAAGAGATGTATGTTGTGAGATGTGGTGCATGCAACAAAAATTTCCACGATATTGTGAGTGCCCATCAACACTATCATGATAAACACTGCTTCTTGCAAAAGCCTAATATAAAACATTTTGGATCAGAATCAGAAAGCAAAGTCTTCAACTTTACAGCCACTGGTGCTTGTGTGGACAAGAAGCCTGATAAACTAAAGTTTCCAGCAAATGGAACTAAGGTTCAAAAAAAGTCAGAATCTCCTTCTCTAAAGAGAGAAGAAgatagaaggaaagaaagaaatgagaaTAAAGCATATTCTGAAGAGCATGGTGAAGAAGGTATGTAGAAATTATgtctttagtttgttttttaatgcacaATAGGAAAAAAATACAGTTGTAATATGCTCATATAGAAATTGTTCAACAGAACATGTAAATATACCATGCACCTATATCCAGTCTGTACATATGAAATAATGTAAACTCAGTTATATGTTTAAAGCTGTAACTTTAGTAAGTTTCTGGTGCCAAATCCCGAGAACTCAAGTTGAACTTTGTATTACTAAGTGCTTTATCAAATCTGTTTCTTGTttgtacaatacaaataatttaccAAGAATTTGTGGACCATGCTTAACATGGAATTCTGTACTGACCACAGGAATTAGCTGGAAATTGGACAGCAATCTTCAGATGCTGCTCTTCGTCCTCTTTTTCTTCTCTCAATCACCCTTTCTATGAAGGGAGAAGACACTTCAGTAGTAGGTTAAGTCAAAGTTAGGGAAAATCACAAGGAAGCTGTGAGAACCACATAGAGAGAGGGGGTAGCTTTTGACTCCAAAATGGATGTCATTCAGGAAAAGCATTCCTTCTACCCAACCTGGTGTACGTAAGCAGCTACTTGTAACCTGCGCCACTGATCTACCCTGCCTACTATTAAGTGGTGTTTAAAAACGAGCAAACAGCTGGTGTCCCAGTGGGAGATGCCCTTTGAGAGACTTGAGCCCAGAATCGCTCATCAGATAAAAAGGGACTTGGTAGCATTTGGTATCACTTAAAAATTCACTGCCATAATGAAAGGACCAACAGTAAAGGGATCCAAACAGATTCCTATCCAAACCCCTCCCTTTGGCCAAGGCAAATGGTTGCAATGTGAAGTCCTCACAGGGAATAGAAGTCCTTGGAAGACCAGGGTGGGTAAAGAAAGGTCTCCTATGAGAATACAAAGTGTGTGTGTACCTACATAAGTGAGATTTttctattttcatatatatatatatatatatatatatatatatatatacacacactctgtgtgtgtgtttgtgtgttcacacacacacacacactctgatgCAGGGTATCCCAGCCTGTTATTAAGGTTGCTTGATGCCTTCTATTATAAGACTGGTTTCATTTGCTTATAACTTTTGCCAGACTATAATCACtttcactgaaattttctatACAGGTTGTGTGCCTCAGGCTGACGTTTTCTGACAAATTATTCTGTAACTATTTCTGAGAATGAAGCAATGAAATATGGCCatattaaaaaattctggcaaccttttctttaaaatgccCCCATGCTTttgagcagagacttgaaatgtAGCAAGGGGTGTCCtttgtgtcaggaatgtgccttttgctgtccccatgaaaatctaTCCTAATATAGCCAATTTATAAGCCATTGCACGTGCTCAGTCGACACTTAATCCTGGGTCACAGCTAAAATCCTCAGAGATTgtttgcactgagcatgctccagcacaGAGCTAAAGAAGgatgagcaggactttcccttcaGTAACAGCATTTCCTGGCTGCTTCAGTCCATGATGAGTCCATGTCCTGGCACTTGAACTAAGAGCAGGAGACTCCCTTGCTGGGCCCATGGAGTGTGGAGGAGGAAGTCACCTGaatcaaatgcagaggggacaagagctggatcTGAAGATGAAAAGTAGTAAATGAGACAAGAAgcctctggggaagagaagactgatatTGGGAGCTAGGGAGGGAAATAGAGGGATAGGA
The genomic region above belongs to Caretta caretta isolate rCarCar2 chromosome 3, rCarCar1.hap1, whole genome shotgun sequence and contains:
- the ZNF451 gene encoding E3 SUMO-protein ligase ZNF451 isoform X2; its protein translation is MIMESLSSAKAHKCESAMQDESEDDIEFICEGPSRPVLDCIDLVSSDDEEPSSSSNVHRNVKRKDHIDYQKERVASTLDRLARHVEVEKQQKEEKNKAFKEKVDSQHAHGLQELEFIRGHSDTEAARLCVDQWLKMPGLKPGTINMGRKAVSHRTGQTPINSNPILCPVMHCNRKFDNGHLLLGHLKRFDHSPCDPAITLHGPPTNAVACVVCCKRFVTSQQYSDHLLSKINENDGHKRNLPPQLIQCFACPYCFLLFSIRDECLQHMSGKNHFLQVFKLSGETGTPLPLSFPSYAKKLLIALCKEVPFQVKCTSCHQKLHSHMELTAHFRTRCRNAGPVSLSEKSISQVAEIFKARGHCQNCDRLFVDESQINQHSRATQHKVKIITTMEESILMFCHMNERNKNPCQLRQIINQSRSSLLKRPLTLSEPVCENESAISKRKKDLEEKNQEAGVSLHQDNTGKIKAWFCECLLKFATEESVEKHVLSANRICHKCAVCGKLAENSSIIRLHMSRFHGGAHLTNFIFWCRACNTDLLREENIMAHVTEFHGGHSYYYEQEALENEPMASSSDTLCSISKWEEHLPSPVDQSLERSPILGKWQCCICEEMFESEDSVKQHCMSLGSHQFHRYCCGLCKKHFHKAETLYRHCQEQHSQEIQVKYFCGLCGDLFFDVEEEFLVHYKGFHSTDYMFVSEESIKNKDDLTLLEKGDFLTCGCREEYISRVNRKEDHRNCQKALLEKGNLWFRCCFCSATAQNFTDLNDHLSKSHTPRKSHEEMYVVRCGACNKNFHDIVSAHQHYHDKHCFLQKPNIKHFGSESESKVFNFTATGACVDKKPDKLKFPANGTKVQKKSESPSLKREEDRRKERNENKAYSEEHGEEDSELPDFDYLRTMTHIVLVDLDNWGRFFIHLPANLNQGTFVWGFQGGHSNWKPPEQCKIFNYLNKIGCFFLHPRCGTRREAADFALCMHAGRLDEHLPKQIPFTILSGDKSFLELEDQFKKTQRTAHILNPHDIDGDMMCALLNSISDTTKVSDSEEDDDIKTVQMSFQETKKQEEEDVELQEAIKRSLEEM
- the ZNF451 gene encoding E3 SUMO-protein ligase ZNF451 isoform X3; the protein is MESLSSAKAHKCESAMQDESEDDIEFICEGPSRPVLDCIDLVSSDDEEPSSSSNVHRNVKRKDHIDYQKERVASTLDRLARHVEVEKQQKEEKNKAFKEKVDSQHAHGLQELEFIRGHSDTEAARLCVDQWLKMPGLKPGTINMGRKAVSHRTGQTPINSNPILCPVMHCNRKFDNGHLLLGHLKRFDHSPCDPAITLHGPPTNAVACVVCCKRFVTSQQYSDHLLSKINENDGHKRNLPPQLIQCFACPYCFLLFSIRDECLQHMSGKNHFLQVFKLSGETGTPLPLSFPSYAKKLLIALCKEVPFQVKCTSCHQKLHSHMELTAHFRTRCRNAGPVSLSEKSISQVAEIFKARGHCQNCDRLFVDESQINQHSRATQHKVKIITTMEESILMFCHMNERNKNPCQLRQIINQSRSSLLKRPLTLSEPVCENESAISKRKKDLEEKNQEAGVSLHQDNTGKIKAWFCECLLKFATEESVEKHVLSANRICHKCAVCGKLAENSSIIRLHMSRFHGGAHLTNFIFWCRACNTDLLREENIMAHVTEFHGGHSYYYEQEALENEPMASSSDTLCSISKWEEHLPSPVDQSLERSPILGKWQCCICEEMFESEDSVKQHCMSLGSHQFHRYCCGLCKKHFHKAETLYRHCQEQHSQEIQVKYFCGLCGDLFFDVEEEFLVHYKGFHSTDYMFVSEESIKNKDDLTLLEKGDFLTCGCREEYISRVNRKEDHRNCQKALLEKGNLWFRCCFCSATAQNFTDLNDHLSKSHTPRKSHEEMYVVRCGACNKNFHDIVSAHQHYHDKHCFLQKPNIKHFGSESESKVFNFTATGACVDKKPDKLKFPANGTKVQKKSESPSLKREEDRRKERNENKAYSEEHGEEDSELPDFDYLRTMTHIVLVDLDNWGRFFIHLPANLNQGTFVWGFQGGHSNWKPPEQCKIFNYLNKIGCFFLHPRCGTRREAADFALCMHAGRLDEHLPKQIPFTILSGDKSFLELEDQFKKTQRTAHILNPHDIDGDMMCALLNSISDTTKVSDSEEDDDIKTVQMSFQETKKQEEEDVELQEAIKRSLEEM